In Leptospira dzoumogneensis, a genomic segment contains:
- a CDS encoding SDR family NAD(P)-dependent oxidoreductase has protein sequence MKSFKNKVAAITGAGSGMGRELAIQLAEQECNLALSDVNEAGLAETVQLVKKKNPNISVTSQKLDVSDRSAVFDWASKVAKDHNKINLIFNNAGIAFGSTIEGFESKDFQRVMDINFGGVVNGTQAFLPYLKESGEGHIINTSSVFGIIAVPGTSAYNASKFAVRGFTETLRQELDLTKVKVSATSVHPGGIKTAIAKSSKTNDSVRALGLDPNTAGEKMSAQFITTAERAAKVILKGVKKNSRRVLIGPDAVFVDLMQRLLPTSYQVIIGKLLLKQMR, from the coding sequence ATGAAAAGTTTTAAAAATAAAGTGGCCGCCATTACCGGGGCCGGATCGGGAATGGGCAGAGAACTTGCGATCCAACTTGCGGAACAAGAATGCAATCTCGCATTATCAGACGTAAACGAAGCTGGCCTTGCGGAAACAGTTCAATTAGTAAAGAAGAAGAATCCGAATATTTCCGTTACCAGCCAAAAACTGGACGTATCGGATCGCTCCGCTGTTTTCGATTGGGCCTCAAAAGTAGCCAAAGATCATAATAAGATAAATTTAATATTTAATAATGCAGGGATCGCATTCGGCTCCACGATAGAAGGATTCGAATCCAAAGATTTTCAAAGAGTTATGGACATCAACTTCGGCGGAGTAGTGAACGGAACCCAAGCATTTCTGCCCTATTTAAAAGAAAGTGGAGAAGGTCATATCATCAATACCTCTAGTGTATTCGGGATCATCGCAGTTCCAGGGACCTCTGCATACAATGCATCCAAATTTGCAGTGAGAGGATTTACGGAGACCTTAAGGCAAGAATTGGACCTTACCAAAGTGAAAGTTTCCGCAACCAGCGTCCATCCTGGCGGTATCAAAACTGCAATTGCAAAAAGTTCTAAGACCAATGATAGCGTGAGAGCACTTGGCTTGGATCCAAATACTGCAGGGGAAAAGATGTCCGCTCAGTTTATAACGACTGCAGAACGCGCCGCAAAAGTGATCCTTAAAGGAGTAAAAAAGAATTCCCGCAGAGTTCTTATCGGGCCGGATGCAGTATTTGTGGATCTGATGCAGAGATTACTTCCCACTTCTTACCAGGTAATAATCGGGAAACTTCTACTCAAACAAATGAGATAA
- a CDS encoding TfoX/Sxy family protein, producing the protein MAIHEKTAERVRKTLTEQKEVEEKKMFGGLCFMVNGKMCVCVRDEELMFRIDPKDYESVLEKKKARPMIHNGNLMKGFVFVNIEEVKLEKEFGYWMGLALDYNRTSKASKKKATKRKVPSPKKTSQKK; encoded by the coding sequence ATGGCGATTCACGAAAAAACGGCCGAACGTGTACGAAAAACTCTCACCGAACAAAAAGAGGTAGAAGAGAAAAAAATGTTCGGTGGTCTTTGTTTTATGGTAAACGGAAAGATGTGCGTTTGTGTCAGGGACGAGGAGCTTATGTTCAGAATAGATCCCAAAGATTACGAATCCGTTTTAGAAAAGAAAAAAGCCAGACCAATGATCCATAATGGAAATCTGATGAAAGGATTTGTATTCGTAAATATCGAAGAAGTAAAGCTTGAGAAAGAGTTTGGATACTGGATGGGACTTGCCTTGGATTATAATAGGACCTCCAAGGCTTCTAAGAAGAAGGCTACAAAACGGAAAGTCCCTTCTCCCAAGAAAACTTCTCAGAAAAAATAA
- a CDS encoding response regulator, translating into MGNLRILAVDDSATMRSLVQQTLGIGGYEVTLASDGKEGIDKFSDAEYDLVITDINMPVMDGLAFIREVRKRNTNVPILTLTTESEENIKQKGAEAGANGWIIKPFRPAQFLDIIKQVIQ; encoded by the coding sequence ATGGGGAACTTAAGGATACTAGCGGTAGATGATTCGGCTACTATGAGGAGTTTGGTCCAGCAGACGTTGGGGATAGGCGGCTATGAAGTCACTCTTGCATCCGACGGAAAGGAGGGCATAGACAAATTCAGCGATGCCGAATACGATCTAGTCATAACGGATATAAATATGCCGGTGATGGACGGGCTTGCTTTTATACGCGAGGTAAGAAAGAGAAATACGAATGTGCCTATTCTGACCCTAACTACCGAGTCGGAAGAAAATATAAAACAGAAAGGCGCAGAAGCCGGAGCGAACGGATGGATCATTAAACCGTTTCGGCCCGCACAATTCCTGGATATCATAAAACAAGTAATACAGTGA
- a CDS encoding CheR family methyltransferase: MLDATFELMDAIKQATGISLTEEKIYLLESRLSDILADYNLSDFGQLSKKFKEGSDLEFRERVIERVTTHETRFFRDESIFGAILERIIPEILERKQQKDPKIKIWSAACSTGQEPYSVAISIHERYPHLFKNISITATDIAKDTIEKAKGGVFSAFEIGRGLPEAHLAKYFDPVSKGLYRVNDEIRSIIEFKQHNLIYDPYPSGCDLILCRNVSYYFDQQERKSLFNKIEKALDQDSFLILGSAESISEYSKNFIIREFGLCRFYELNPSNFTLFIKGA; the protein is encoded by the coding sequence TTATCTTTTGGAAAGTCGTCTCTCGGATATATTAGCGGATTATAATTTATCCGACTTCGGGCAATTGTCTAAAAAATTCAAAGAAGGTTCCGATCTTGAATTTAGGGAGAGAGTAATAGAAAGAGTAACTACTCACGAAACTAGATTTTTTAGGGACGAAAGTATTTTCGGAGCGATCTTAGAAAGGATCATACCTGAGATCTTGGAGAGAAAACAACAGAAGGATCCCAAGATCAAAATATGGTCGGCTGCCTGTTCCACGGGACAAGAGCCTTATTCGGTGGCGATCTCCATCCATGAAAGGTATCCTCATTTATTTAAGAATATCAGCATAACCGCAACGGATATAGCAAAGGATACGATAGAAAAAGCCAAAGGCGGGGTTTTTTCCGCTTTCGAGATAGGAAGGGGATTGCCTGAGGCACATCTTGCAAAGTATTTCGATCCTGTCTCCAAAGGACTGTACAGGGTGAATGATGAAATAAGATCTATTATAGAATTTAAACAGCATAATTTGATCTACGATCCTTATCCATCCGGTTGTGATTTAATACTATGCAGGAACGTATCTTATTATTTCGATCAGCAGGAGCGAAAAAGTTTATTCAATAAAATAGAGAAGGCATTGGATCAAGACAGCTTTCTTATTTTGGGTTCTGCAGAATCGATATCGGAATATTCCAAAAATTTCATCATTCGTGAATTCGGTCTATGCCGTTTTTATGAATTGAATCCTTCCAACTTTACGTTATTTATTAAAGGAGCTTAA
- a CDS encoding crotonase/enoyl-CoA hydratase family protein produces MKTNFEFFEIVEREDGVAIVFLNRPDKRNAMNWSFWRDLPDVVHEINSNQKIRSFVVAARGKSFSTGLDLDSFFQEFGSVVQGTYGDDRKKFYELILRMQKGINAVYDSPKPSVAAVQKHCIGGGLDLISACDIRYATYDASISLREAKVAIVADMGSINRLPSIIGQGNTRELAYTGKDIDGEEALRMGLVSKLFKDQDQLLEGAIATASEIAANPRIVVEGTKEVMNYSEGKPLAVGLNYVAVWNSSFMDSRDFREAMKAFKDRKRPEYNKN; encoded by the coding sequence ATGAAGACAAACTTTGAATTCTTTGAAATCGTCGAGAGAGAAGACGGAGTAGCTATCGTCTTCTTAAACCGTCCCGACAAAAGAAATGCGATGAACTGGAGTTTCTGGAGAGACCTTCCGGATGTCGTACACGAAATTAACTCCAATCAAAAAATCAGATCCTTCGTAGTTGCAGCAAGAGGCAAATCATTCTCCACAGGTTTGGACCTGGACTCATTCTTCCAAGAATTTGGATCCGTAGTACAAGGTACCTATGGAGATGATCGTAAAAAATTCTATGAACTGATCCTCCGAATGCAGAAAGGGATCAATGCAGTTTATGATTCTCCTAAACCTTCCGTTGCCGCAGTCCAAAAACATTGTATCGGTGGCGGACTAGATCTGATCTCTGCTTGCGATATTCGTTATGCGACTTACGATGCAAGCATCTCCTTAAGAGAAGCAAAGGTAGCGATCGTAGCGGATATGGGCTCTATCAACAGACTTCCTTCTATCATTGGACAAGGAAACACGAGAGAACTCGCCTACACCGGTAAAGACATAGACGGAGAAGAAGCTCTCAGAATGGGACTTGTCTCTAAATTGTTCAAGGACCAAGACCAACTTTTGGAAGGTGCAATTGCAACCGCTTCCGAGATCGCTGCAAATCCAAGAATAGTGGTAGAAGGTACTAAGGAAGTAATGAACTACTCCGAAGGAAAACCTTTAGCTGTCGGTTTGAACTATGTCGCGGTTTGGAATTCCAGCTTTATGGATTCCAGGGATTTTAGAGAGGCAATGAAAGCCTTTAAAGATAGAAAAAGGCCGGAATATAATAAGAATTAA
- a CDS encoding histidine kinase dimerization/phosphoacceptor domain -containing protein encodes MLTKPKILVVEDEIIVAVNLGQKLKKLGYDLVGITSSGEEAIQKAEENHPDLVLMDINIEGNLDGIQTAELLRNRFQTPVIYLTAYADENTLNRAKRTQPLGYIVKPFESDQLRSSIEVALYKNELEHRNRKNEESLKSTLNQMESGIITTDENGLVLFCNPVAEKIAGLSYAESIGLSLTKILKLEDPNSSSYTLPLSDVLTSNQTIEKNGIFAVDGIGNKTSVSVQISPILNTEGKSSGSITVLRLGESDNTNQSYLKEIHHRIKNNLTVISSLLSMNASNLKDQETLDIFKDSQHRIQAVALLHEVLYENHDLSSISFDLYVRKLTDLLFEVYKVDRSKFKLVLDIQTPKIPSEMGMNCALIINELLTNSFKHGFKGRESGSILIRFSLNDERYFLEVKDDGVGVSEDTMAQTRNSGSLGLSLVDSFVKLLRGKLKLENDNGCKATLSFPVKHET; translated from the coding sequence ATGCTCACAAAACCTAAGATCCTAGTTGTGGAAGATGAGATCATAGTCGCAGTCAACTTGGGCCAGAAACTTAAAAAATTAGGTTACGATCTCGTGGGCATCACATCCTCCGGAGAGGAGGCCATCCAAAAGGCGGAAGAGAATCATCCAGATCTGGTCCTAATGGATATCAATATTGAAGGAAATCTGGACGGGATCCAAACTGCCGAACTACTAAGGAATAGATTCCAAACCCCGGTTATTTATCTTACAGCATATGCGGACGAGAACACTCTCAATAGGGCCAAAAGAACTCAGCCTTTAGGTTATATAGTCAAACCTTTTGAATCCGACCAGCTCCGTTCTTCTATCGAAGTTGCTTTGTATAAAAACGAGCTGGAGCATAGAAATCGCAAAAACGAAGAATCCTTAAAATCCACTTTGAACCAAATGGAATCCGGGATCATCACTACGGATGAGAACGGCCTAGTACTATTTTGTAATCCGGTGGCGGAAAAGATCGCAGGTCTTAGTTACGCAGAGTCTATAGGACTTTCCTTAACAAAGATTTTAAAATTAGAAGATCCAAACTCTTCCTCTTATACTCTTCCTCTTTCGGACGTGTTAACCTCTAACCAAACGATTGAGAAAAATGGAATATTCGCGGTCGATGGGATCGGAAATAAAACTTCAGTTTCCGTTCAGATCTCTCCCATCTTAAACACCGAAGGAAAATCCAGCGGTTCTATCACTGTTCTTCGTTTGGGAGAATCGGATAATACAAACCAGTCTTACTTAAAAGAGATCCACCATAGGATCAAAAACAATCTTACAGTTATTTCCTCTTTGCTGAGCATGAACGCTTCCAACCTGAAGGACCAGGAGACCTTGGATATTTTCAAGGACAGCCAGCATAGGATACAGGCAGTGGCCCTTCTGCACGAAGTGCTTTATGAAAACCATGATCTGTCTTCTATCAGTTTCGATCTGTATGTGCGCAAGCTTACCGATCTTTTATTCGAAGTATATAAAGTAGATCGTTCTAAGTTCAAACTAGTGTTGGATATCCAAACTCCAAAGATCCCAAGCGAGATGGGTATGAACTGTGCATTGATCATAAACGAACTTTTAACTAATTCATTCAAACATGGGTTCAAAGGCAGAGAGAGTGGTTCTATATTGATCCGTTTTAGTTTGAATGACGAACGATATTTCTTAGAAGTGAAAGATGACGGTGTGGGTGTGTCCGAGGATACTATGGCTCAAACCCGCAATTCAGGCTCTTTGGGACTTTCTTTGGTAGATTCTTTCGTAAAACTTTTAAGAGGAAAACTTAAGCTTGAGAACGATAACGGCTGCAAGGCCACCTTAAGCTTCCCTGTAAAACACGAGACCTAA
- a CDS encoding tetratricopeptide repeat protein, whose amino-acid sequence MGFRELIISAIHRERQREFTKAFNLYKESLNFTKNPKTVVKVKNRQAWCQYYIGNTRETLNLFQELQDRFSTHPESRLYYANYLIKVHNFKSAKKILTTAIEIFPDQLELYLTLASLLKDTDRSNEAIQVLKQALSQEKLSRGRGIKRKDIWSELGYLYYQRGDYNSALASLKTAMRMDEEETFLHYDMIAQCYLKVSDHKNALKFIDLYIKYFGESDADILVVKARAHAQLQESHLACASLLQAYSMENGLKLSAEDMVDFGPLLQTGFFDTLENVEIDEA is encoded by the coding sequence GTGGGTTTTAGGGAACTGATCATAAGCGCCATCCATCGGGAAAGGCAGAGAGAATTTACTAAGGCGTTTAACCTATACAAGGAATCCCTGAATTTTACCAAAAATCCCAAAACCGTAGTGAAGGTGAAAAACCGCCAGGCATGGTGCCAATATTATATTGGGAATACCAGAGAGACCCTGAATCTTTTCCAGGAATTGCAGGACCGTTTTTCCACTCATCCGGAAAGCAGATTGTATTATGCAAATTATCTCATCAAGGTTCACAATTTTAAATCCGCTAAAAAGATACTTACCACTGCAATCGAGATATTCCCGGACCAGTTGGAATTATATCTAACTCTAGCGAGTTTATTAAAAGATACGGATAGATCCAATGAGGCGATCCAAGTATTAAAGCAGGCCTTATCCCAGGAAAAACTGTCCAGAGGAAGAGGGATCAAACGAAAAGATATTTGGTCCGAACTCGGATATTTGTATTATCAAAGGGGAGATTATAACTCGGCCTTAGCTTCTTTAAAAACCGCCATGAGAATGGACGAAGAAGAGACCTTTTTACATTACGATATGATCGCTCAGTGTTATCTGAAAGTTTCGGATCATAAGAATGCACTTAAATTCATAGATCTATATATCAAATATTTCGGAGAATCCGACGCGGATATACTCGTTGTAAAAGCGAGAGCCCACGCTCAATTGCAGGAAAGTCACTTGGCCTGCGCTTCTTTACTGCAGGCCTACTCCATGGAAAACGGTCTTAAACTTTCTGCGGAGGATATGGTGGATTTCGGCCCGTTATTGCAGACCGGTTTTTTTGATACATTAGAGAATGTTGAAATAGACGAAGCCTGA
- a CDS encoding DUF1330 domain-containing protein: protein MKYYSVAELNITSARWIPAYVRSVTKMVEKFGGRYLSRTTNMEKIEGDRKLPQLFLIIEWPSKEALRNFYNSEEYKPFLESRLKGSNGEFILVPGEDVNQLANVPE from the coding sequence ATGAAGTATTACTCCGTAGCAGAATTAAATATTACCAGCGCGCGTTGGATCCCTGCTTATGTGCGCAGTGTGACCAAGATGGTGGAAAAATTCGGGGGAAGATATCTTTCCAGGACCACGAATATGGAAAAGATAGAAGGGGACAGAAAACTTCCTCAACTATTCCTGATCATCGAATGGCCGTCCAAAGAAGCTCTCCGAAACTTTTATAATTCGGAAGAATATAAACCGTTTCTGGAAAGCAGACTAAAAGGTTCTAATGGAGAATTTATTTTGGTCCCGGGAGAAGATGTAAACCAGCTCGCGAATGTTCCTGAGTAA
- a CDS encoding flavin-containing monooxygenase yields MQKEHFDVITVGAGLSGISAGYHLQKLCPGKKYTILESRSDIGGTWSLFRYPGIRSDSDMFTLGYSFRPWKEAKAIADGPSILNYVRETASEFGIDRNIRFEHRVTSTSWSSKENFWTLTVEVGPKKEKRTYTADFLYICSGYYNYDKGFTPNFPGVKNFKGQIIHPQHWPENLNYKGKKVVVIGSGATAVTLVPSMADDASHVTMLQRSPTYITSLPSKDIVADFLRFILPAKLAHHITRIKNILIQIWFYQVCKRSPNFAKWLIRLRLKASLPKGYDIDTHFKPNYQPWDQRVCLVPDSDLFKSISKGKASIVTDHIETFTAKGIKLKSGKELEADIIVTATGLELLAIGGIQLKVDGEAVDISKQFTFKGLMLSGVPNFAFCVGYTNASWTLRADLTSTYVARLLNHMDSKGYKQCVPVCDPSKMEKEPILDLNSGYIQRAIEQFPQRGANRPWRFHQNYLMDLFDINFANVNDSNLSFG; encoded by the coding sequence ATGCAAAAAGAACATTTCGACGTGATCACTGTGGGCGCGGGTTTATCAGGGATCAGCGCAGGTTATCATCTTCAAAAACTTTGCCCGGGTAAAAAATATACGATCTTAGAAAGTAGATCGGATATAGGCGGGACCTGGAGCCTATTTCGTTATCCTGGAATTCGTTCCGATTCCGATATGTTTACTTTGGGTTATTCTTTCCGACCTTGGAAAGAAGCGAAGGCAATCGCCGACGGACCTTCTATCCTAAATTATGTGAGGGAAACAGCATCCGAATTCGGAATAGATCGTAATATCAGATTTGAACATAGAGTAACCTCGACTTCTTGGTCCAGTAAGGAAAATTTTTGGACTTTAACCGTAGAAGTAGGACCTAAAAAAGAAAAACGCACATACACTGCGGACTTTCTTTATATTTGCAGCGGTTATTATAATTACGATAAAGGGTTCACTCCGAATTTTCCCGGAGTAAAGAATTTTAAAGGACAGATCATTCATCCTCAACATTGGCCTGAAAATTTAAACTATAAGGGCAAAAAGGTAGTAGTGATCGGAAGCGGTGCAACTGCGGTTACATTAGTTCCATCTATGGCGGATGATGCTTCTCATGTTACTATGCTGCAAAGGTCTCCTACTTATATTACCAGTCTTCCATCCAAAGATATAGTCGCAGATTTTTTAAGATTTATTCTGCCTGCGAAACTTGCTCATCATATCACTCGTATCAAAAACATTCTGATCCAAATTTGGTTCTATCAAGTTTGTAAAAGATCTCCTAACTTTGCGAAGTGGCTGATCAGATTAAGATTAAAAGCCTCTCTTCCTAAAGGTTATGATATAGATACTCATTTCAAACCGAATTACCAGCCTTGGGATCAAAGAGTATGTTTGGTGCCCGACTCCGATCTTTTCAAGTCGATCTCCAAAGGTAAAGCATCCATAGTCACAGATCATATTGAAACTTTCACAGCCAAGGGGATTAAATTAAAATCCGGGAAAGAATTAGAAGCGGATATTATAGTCACTGCAACAGGATTAGAATTACTCGCAATCGGCGGGATACAACTAAAGGTAGACGGTGAAGCGGTAGATATTTCCAAACAATTTACATTCAAAGGTTTAATGCTAAGCGGAGTTCCTAACTTCGCATTTTGTGTGGGTTATACAAACGCATCTTGGACATTAAGAGCGGATCTAACTTCTACTTATGTTGCGCGACTTCTGAACCATATGGATTCAAAAGGTTACAAACAATGTGTTCCGGTTTGTGATCCTTCCAAAATGGAGAAGGAGCCTATACTGGATCTGAATTCCGGATACATCCAAAGAGCCATAGAGCAGTTCCCTCAAAGGGGAGCAAATAGACCTTGGAGATTCCATCAGAATTATCTAATGGATCTATTCGATATAAATTTCGCGAACGTGAACGACTCTAACCTGTCGTTCGGATAA
- a CDS encoding alpha/beta hydrolase — MFRSFFFAFSFILILGCGPSVSEHLEKRTNSQYSSTHGIEVFFNTSRAVNPGTQVACSNSYFLNFGNMGTQSGSCLINVPADREIGSLPFGLGNKEKSFQFLEHRVSIQGKTKEEQEKLWWKRIEEDPFEEVIVFVHGFNVNFEEAILRAAQLKYDLKFPGKVALYTWPAGGDGSMLGTFFLKNTYEKNLVSARSSRDSFKYFLKRMASTNKKIHLLVHSMGHQVVLNSVSELSKEWGDRPFLKELVLNAPDYDTGEFILILDSLLKSSERITLYCSPGDSALFASAQIHQTGRLGACSKFPGVDVVNVNPIDSSLLSLGHGYYSSRPILTDLYQLFLGLGAEKRLFIRKSYGNENYILRN; from the coding sequence ATGTTTCGATCTTTCTTTTTTGCTTTTAGTTTTATTCTCATATTAGGCTGCGGACCTTCCGTTTCCGAACATCTGGAAAAAAGGACCAATTCCCAATATTCTTCCACTCATGGGATCGAGGTATTTTTTAATACTTCCAGAGCGGTAAATCCTGGAACACAAGTAGCCTGTTCTAATTCTTATTTTCTGAATTTCGGAAATATGGGAACACAATCAGGGTCCTGTTTGATCAATGTTCCTGCGGACAGAGAGATAGGCTCCCTTCCGTTCGGCCTGGGAAATAAAGAGAAATCATTTCAATTCTTAGAACATAGAGTTTCTATCCAAGGCAAAACCAAAGAAGAGCAAGAGAAACTTTGGTGGAAAAGAATAGAAGAAGATCCTTTCGAAGAAGTGATCGTATTCGTTCACGGATTTAATGTAAACTTCGAAGAGGCAATTTTAAGAGCGGCCCAGCTCAAATACGATCTGAAATTTCCAGGCAAGGTAGCGCTGTATACTTGGCCGGCAGGAGGAGACGGTTCCATGCTTGGGACCTTCTTCCTAAAAAACACTTACGAAAAAAATCTAGTCTCTGCGAGAAGCAGCAGGGATTCTTTCAAATACTTCCTGAAAAGAATGGCCTCCACTAACAAAAAGATCCATCTATTGGTCCATTCTATGGGGCATCAGGTAGTCTTAAATTCAGTTTCCGAACTTTCTAAAGAATGGGGAGACAGACCTTTTCTAAAGGAACTGGTTTTGAATGCGCCTGATTACGATACCGGTGAGTTTATACTCATATTAGATAGTTTATTAAAATCTTCGGAAAGGATCACATTGTACTGCTCTCCCGGAGACTCCGCATTATTTGCCTCCGCACAGATCCACCAAACTGGAAGACTAGGCGCCTGTTCCAAATTTCCAGGAGTGGATGTGGTCAATGTAAACCCGATCGACTCCTCTTTATTGTCGCTAGGTCACGGATATTATTCTTCCCGTCCGATTTTGACCGATCTATACCAATTGTTTTTGGGTCTGGGAGCGGAGAAGAGGTTGTTCATCCGTAAGTCCTACGGGAACGAAAACTATATTCTCCGAAATTAA
- a CDS encoding FecR family protein, translating to MKILSVLFLLGITCVLFSCGKKEADVGKGVITFVVGNVTLERGSEKSKAEVNKEIQNGDTLVTDEGATATIAFGENVSLLEIQSGSRFRFDDIKSDKKFFQEKGRSWLLSNKLAKGEGLSLGTPTTTAGVRGTQFFTNIVEDMTFICHCQGKVELENSSDHSKMIPTSDYLTVTRGTKTIVIDKDDLLKIGIPYVHNHSEISNSPVGEKNTLKLEDFLKIQDLAKRKLAGK from the coding sequence ATGAAAATATTATCAGTTCTATTTCTTCTAGGTATAACATGCGTTTTGTTTTCTTGCGGTAAAAAGGAAGCGGATGTAGGTAAGGGAGTGATCACATTTGTTGTAGGGAACGTAACCTTAGAAAGGGGTTCCGAAAAATCCAAGGCAGAAGTGAACAAAGAGATCCAAAACGGTGACACATTGGTTACGGACGAAGGCGCCACTGCAACGATCGCATTTGGAGAAAATGTTTCCTTGCTGGAAATCCAATCCGGTTCCAGATTCCGCTTCGACGACATCAAATCTGACAAAAAGTTTTTCCAAGAGAAGGGAAGATCATGGCTTCTCTCCAATAAACTTGCAAAAGGTGAGGGCTTAAGCTTAGGAACTCCAACAACTACTGCGGGTGTAAGAGGAACTCAATTTTTTACTAATATTGTAGAAGACATGACTTTTATCTGCCATTGCCAAGGTAAGGTGGAGTTGGAAAATTCTTCAGACCATTCTAAGATGATACCTACATCCGATTATCTCACAGTCACAAGAGGAACAAAAACGATTGTGATCGATAAGGATGATCTGCTAAAGATTGGAATTCCTTATGTTCACAACCATAGTGAAATAAGTAATTCTCCTGTGGGAGAAAAAAACACTTTGAAGTTAGAGGATTTTTTAAAGATCCAAGATCTTGCTAAGAGAAAATTAGCAGGGAAGTGA